One window from the genome of Parabacteroides sp. FAFU027 encodes:
- the meaB gene encoding methylmalonyl Co-A mutase-associated GTPase MeaB, with protein MEHIENKDEFGGLSVNKGIEQPPTVNPYLKKRQKKKHYTPDEYVEGILRGDRTILSQAVTLVESSKTEHQAVAQEVIEKCLPHAGNAIRVGITGVPGAGKSTSIDTFGMHLIAKGKKLAVLAIDPSSERSKGSILGDKTRMEQLSVQENAFIRPSPSAGSLGGVARKTRETIILCEAAGFDTIVVETVGVGQSETAVHSMVDFFMLLQVPGTGDELQGIKRGIMELADGVVINKADGNNIEKAQLAQAQFRNALHLFPATQSGWSPKVLTYSGYYGLGITEIWDMVYEYMDFTKINGYFDFRRSEQAKYWMYESINENLKNHFYKNHHRETELKHMEQKVLKGEISSFIAAKRMLDEYFREK; from the coding sequence ATGGAACATATTGAAAATAAAGATGAATTCGGTGGTCTGAGTGTAAACAAGGGTATCGAACAACCACCCACAGTCAATCCGTATTTAAAAAAACGACAAAAGAAAAAACATTATACTCCGGATGAATATGTAGAGGGCATTTTGCGGGGAGACCGTACCATCCTGAGTCAGGCTGTAACATTGGTGGAAAGCTCAAAAACCGAACACCAGGCAGTAGCCCAGGAGGTGATTGAGAAATGTCTTCCTCATGCGGGAAATGCAATACGTGTCGGCATAACAGGTGTTCCCGGGGCCGGAAAAAGCACCTCCATCGACACTTTTGGCATGCACTTAATTGCGAAAGGGAAAAAACTAGCTGTATTGGCCATCGACCCCAGTAGTGAGCGTTCCAAAGGAAGTATCCTTGGTGATAAAACCCGTATGGAGCAATTATCCGTTCAGGAAAATGCCTTTATTCGCCCCTCGCCTTCGGCAGGGTCATTAGGTGGGGTTGCCCGTAAAACCCGCGAAACGATTATTCTTTGCGAAGCGGCTGGGTTTGATACCATTGTTGTCGAAACAGTCGGCGTAGGACAGTCTGAGACCGCTGTACACTCTATGGTGGATTTCTTTATGCTGTTGCAGGTTCCCGGCACCGGAGACGAACTGCAAGGCATAAAACGAGGTATCATGGAGCTTGCCGATGGCGTTGTCATTAATAAAGCTGATGGAAATAACATTGAAAAGGCTCAGTTAGCCCAGGCTCAATTCCGCAATGCCCTTCACCTCTTTCCGGCTACCCAGTCCGGATGGTCACCTAAAGTTCTGACTTACTCCGGCTATTACGGATTAGGAATCACTGAAATCTGGGATATGGTCTATGAGTATATGGATTTCACCAAGATCAATGGCTATTTTGATTTCCGAAGAAGTGAACAGGCGAAGTATTGGATGTATGAATCCATCAATGAAAACCTGAAAAACCACTTCTATAAAAACCACCATCGTGAGACGGAACTCAAACATATGGAACAAAAAGTCCTCAAAGGTGAAATCAGCTCCTTCATTGCAGCAAAAAGAATGCTGGATGAGTATTTCAGGGAGAAATAA
- a CDS encoding MFS transporter: MNSNHDNGKGFLGGWKGLIELIPNNTEAILGAFSSLRSRNYRLYFYGQWISLIGTFIQQIALSWLVYRLTGSVILLASVTLAAQLPSFFLTPVTGVLIDRFDRYKLLVVTQSMYMLQATILAALVLTNHIQVWHIMTLSLFVGIISAFDMPARHSFTVQLVDRKEDLSNAIALNSAIFNAARLIGPSIGGILIGIIGEGLCFSINAISYIAVLASFFRMSITPLVKKISHKSVVQEMNEGISYAVNSLTIRSILIMVTVISFFGFSLLVILPAFAKDTLGGNSDTLGYMMSSIGAGALVAALYLAARKSVIGLGKVIMISTFILGAATVILAFTQISGIAYLVCFPIGFSFIASVASLNTQLQTISDERMRGRVMSFYTMALMGTSPIGGMLLGVLEKWIGIPYVILMNGVICILAAFIYEKRRPLLRKHMRRIYVEKGIIPEIATGIESVNGKN; the protein is encoded by the coding sequence ATGAATAGCAATCACGATAACGGGAAAGGATTTCTGGGCGGCTGGAAGGGGCTTATCGAGCTGATACCCAACAATACAGAGGCTATTCTGGGAGCCTTTTCATCGCTTCGTTCGCGCAACTACCGACTCTATTTTTATGGCCAATGGATTTCACTAATTGGTACTTTTATCCAACAGATAGCATTGAGCTGGTTGGTGTACCGATTAACAGGTTCTGTGATTCTACTCGCCTCTGTAACTCTGGCCGCACAATTGCCCAGCTTCTTCCTGACACCGGTTACAGGTGTATTGATTGACCGATTCGACCGTTATAAGCTACTGGTGGTCACCCAATCTATGTATATGTTGCAGGCTACCATACTGGCAGCTCTCGTCCTGACCAACCACATTCAGGTATGGCACATCATGACGCTTAGCCTGTTTGTGGGAATTATCAGCGCTTTCGACATGCCGGCACGACATTCTTTTACGGTACAATTGGTTGACCGCAAAGAAGATTTGAGTAATGCCATTGCCCTGAACTCTGCGATTTTCAACGCTGCCCGACTTATCGGCCCATCTATTGGTGGAATTCTGATTGGCATTATCGGAGAAGGATTATGTTTTTCTATAAATGCAATTTCCTACATTGCCGTTTTAGCATCTTTTTTCCGAATGAGTATTACCCCTTTGGTCAAAAAGATATCGCATAAAAGCGTGGTACAGGAAATGAACGAAGGAATCAGCTATGCCGTCAATTCACTGACCATAAGGAGCATATTAATCATGGTGACGGTCATCAGCTTTTTCGGATTTTCGCTATTGGTTATATTGCCCGCATTTGCCAAAGACACCTTAGGTGGGAATAGCGACACGCTGGGCTATATGATGTCATCCATCGGAGCCGGAGCTTTGGTTGCAGCGCTTTACCTGGCCGCCCGCAAGAGCGTAATCGGTTTGGGAAAAGTTATCATGATATCCACCTTTATATTGGGAGCCGCAACGGTTATTCTGGCATTTACCCAAATATCAGGAATTGCTTACCTGGTCTGTTTTCCCATCGGCTTTTCATTTATTGCGTCAGTGGCATCATTGAACACACAACTTCAAACCATCTCAGACGAAAGGATGAGAGGCCGCGTGATGAGCTTCTATACCATGGCGCTAATGGGCACCAGCCCCATTGGTGGTATGTTGCTCGGAGTTCTGGAAAAATGGATTGGCATTCCTTACGTAATCCTGATGAATGGTGTTATTTGCATCCTGGCTGCTTTCATTTACGAAAAACGTCGTCCGCTTTTGCGTAAACACATGCGTCGCATTTATGTTGAAAAAGGGATTATCCCTGAAATTGCGACAGGTATTGAGTCTGTAAACGGAAAGAACTAA
- a CDS encoding GNAT family N-acetyltransferase: protein MDVYYKKIEKVVLPNTYIMENPLAKKQIRLARTDDYPAILFVYTPFITDTTVTFEYDVPPISEFAARLETIAQTYPILVLEVDERIIGYAYAASFKPRAAYQWVAETVIYLRPDCGGHGLGQLLYLALIEVLKLQGICQGIGVITAENMVSVGFHRKMGYHESARLEKVGFKFGRWLDVLWMQNQFAQLPERPQRIRSIGDIVDTDDFKTLLLQINSRLNNY from the coding sequence ATGGATGTTTACTATAAAAAGATAGAGAAAGTGGTTTTGCCAAATACATATATTATGGAGAATCCATTGGCGAAAAAGCAGATTCGTTTGGCTAGGACAGATGATTATCCGGCAATTTTATTTGTATATACTCCATTTATCACAGATACTACAGTAACCTTCGAGTATGATGTTCCCCCGATATCGGAATTTGCAGCACGATTGGAAACTATTGCTCAGACTTATCCGATTTTGGTTTTAGAAGTCGATGAGAGGATTATCGGGTATGCTTATGCTGCTTCATTTAAGCCGAGGGCAGCCTATCAGTGGGTGGCTGAAACAGTCATTTATCTTCGTCCGGATTGTGGTGGACATGGCCTGGGGCAACTGCTTTACTTAGCATTGATTGAAGTGCTGAAATTACAAGGTATCTGTCAGGGGATTGGCGTGATTACAGCTGAAAATATGGTAAGTGTCGGATTTCACCGTAAAATGGGCTATCATGAATCTGCCCGTTTAGAAAAAGTCGGCTTTAAATTTGGGCGATGGTTGGATGTTCTTTGGATGCAGAACCAGTTTGCTCAACTTCCGGAACGGCCCCAAAGAATTCGATCGATAGGAGATATTGTCGATACAGACGATTTCAAAACATTATTATTGCAGATAAATTCTCGTTTAAATAATTACTAA
- the mnmE gene encoding tRNA uridine-5-carboxymethylaminomethyl(34) synthesis GTPase MnmE, whose product MHEETICAVSTAPGAGGVALIRVSGEEALTICDKIFRPVKQGKSVSTQKPYTLSYGSIIKNEEPIDDVLIAVFHGPNSFTGENTVEITCHGSLYIQQQILQLLIENGCRSALPGEFTQRAFMNGKMDLSQAEAVADLIASTSAATHRLAMNQMRGGFSSELENLRGRMLDFVSLVELELDFSEEDVEFADRSQLRILADEIEGIIRNLADSFSVGNAIKNGVPVAIIGETNAGKSTLLNLLLNEEKAIVSDIHGTTRDVIEDTINIGGITFRFIDTAGIRETSDVIESLGIQRTFRKLEQASVVLWMIDGTSDKEQILALAKKVLPMTEDKHLVVIFNKADLISETQKADLTALIPGQEPLFISAKNKINTDSLHQKLMEAAHIPSVGQNDVIVTNLRHYEALVKALAAIERVQNGLQMHISGDFLSQDIRECMYYLGEISGRISTDDILGSIFSKFCIGK is encoded by the coding sequence ATTCACGAAGAAACAATTTGTGCCGTATCCACAGCACCCGGCGCGGGAGGTGTTGCTCTTATCCGTGTTTCGGGAGAAGAAGCATTAACGATATGTGATAAAATATTCCGCCCGGTAAAACAGGGAAAATCGGTATCCACCCAAAAACCCTACACCCTCAGTTATGGTTCTATCATTAAAAATGAAGAACCGATTGATGATGTGCTGATTGCCGTTTTTCATGGGCCAAATTCATTTACCGGAGAAAATACGGTGGAAATCACCTGCCACGGGTCATTATATATCCAACAACAAATTCTGCAACTACTGATTGAAAACGGTTGTCGCTCAGCCTTGCCGGGAGAATTTACCCAGCGAGCCTTTATGAATGGAAAAATGGACCTATCACAAGCTGAAGCGGTAGCCGACTTGATTGCATCGACCTCAGCAGCCACCCATCGGTTAGCAATGAATCAGATGCGTGGAGGATTCAGCTCCGAACTGGAAAACCTACGTGGCAGAATGCTTGACTTCGTCTCATTGGTCGAGCTGGAGCTTGATTTTAGCGAAGAAGATGTGGAATTTGCTGACCGCTCTCAACTACGCATATTAGCCGATGAAATCGAAGGCATCATCCGCAATCTGGCTGATTCTTTCAGCGTGGGAAATGCCATCAAGAATGGAGTTCCGGTTGCTATTATTGGTGAAACCAATGCCGGAAAATCGACTCTTCTCAATCTGCTACTCAATGAAGAAAAAGCCATTGTCTCAGATATCCACGGTACAACACGGGATGTGATTGAAGATACAATTAATATAGGTGGAATCACTTTCCGCTTCATCGACACTGCCGGTATTCGCGAAACCTCCGATGTTATCGAATCACTCGGAATCCAACGTACCTTCCGCAAACTGGAACAGGCTAGTGTTGTCCTTTGGATGATTGACGGAACCAGCGACAAAGAACAGATTCTTGCTTTAGCTAAAAAGGTCCTTCCAATGACTGAGGATAAACACCTCGTTGTGATTTTCAATAAAGCAGACCTGATCTCTGAGACTCAGAAAGCAGACTTAACTGCATTAATCCCCGGTCAAGAACCACTTTTCATTTCGGCTAAAAACAAAATCAACACCGATAGTCTACATCAAAAGTTGATGGAAGCTGCTCATATTCCATCTGTCGGACAAAATGATGTAATCGTCACCAACCTCCGCCACTATGAGGCATTGGTCAAAGCGCTTGCCGCCATCGAACGGGTACAAAATGGCCTACAGATGCATATTTCAGGGGATTTCCTTAGCCAGGATATCAGAGAATGCATGTACTATCTTGGAGAGATATCTGGCCGTATCAGTACCGATGATATCCTGGGGTCTATATTTTCGAAGTTCTGCATCGGAAAGTAA
- a CDS encoding YhcH/YjgK/YiaL family protein, with amino-acid sequence MKFIRLKLFVAFALIVSFAANAGGKEKPLTKAEKAWFDKKEWLQGIAAQPNPSIDIATFARHYKAHPERWQLAFKFIKEHDLTTLPLGKQVLSDDVTVNVQEYTTREPGNEWLEGHRKYIDLQYMVTGKELHGSANLSEGTVVNPYNEGKDVGHCTVPVITYYVATPQRFSIYFPNDIHITNLQYGEKALVRKVVFKIKVD; translated from the coding sequence ATGAAATTCATTAGACTTAAATTATTCGTCGCATTTGCATTGATTGTCTCTTTCGCGGCAAATGCCGGAGGTAAAGAAAAGCCCCTGACAAAAGCAGAAAAAGCCTGGTTTGATAAAAAAGAATGGTTGCAGGGGATAGCAGCCCAGCCTAATCCTTCTATAGATATTGCTACATTTGCCCGTCATTATAAAGCTCATCCTGAGAGATGGCAGTTGGCATTTAAGTTTATCAAAGAACATGACCTGACCACATTGCCTTTGGGTAAACAGGTCTTAAGTGATGATGTGACTGTAAATGTACAGGAATATACCACCCGAGAACCCGGAAATGAATGGCTGGAAGGGCATCGCAAATACATTGACTTACAGTATATGGTAACCGGAAAAGAATTACACGGTTCTGCGAATTTGAGCGAAGGGACGGTGGTGAATCCGTATAATGAAGGAAAGGATGTTGGTCATTGTACCGTGCCTGTGATTACCTATTATGTGGCAACTCCACAGCGCTTTTCCATTTATTTCCCAAATGATATTCACATCACAAACCTTCAATACGGGGAAAAAGCCCTTGTGCGTAAAGTGGTGTTCAAAATCAAGGTTGATTAA
- the rpsB gene encoding 30S ribosomal protein S2, with protein MSRVDFDQLLEAGCHFGHLKRKWNPAMAPYIFMERNGIHIIDLYKTVAKVDEAANALKSIAKSGRRVLFVATKKQAKQVVADKAANVNMPFVIERWPGGMLTNFTTIRKSVKKMSVIDKMEKDGTFDNLSKREKLQITRQRAKLEKNLGSIADLTRLPAAIFVIDVMKEHIAIAEAKRLGIPVFGIVDTNSDPKDIDFVIPANDDATKSIEVILDAVCRAMAEGLEERKAEKVDTEAAEAPAQKRERKAKPAKKEIIQKEDTEALNAKVVDKFKADEE; from the coding sequence ATGTCAAGAGTAGATTTTGATCAGTTATTAGAAGCAGGTTGTCACTTCGGACACTTGAAAAGAAAGTGGAACCCAGCTATGGCTCCTTATATCTTCATGGAGCGCAATGGTATTCATATCATTGACCTTTACAAAACAGTTGCTAAAGTAGACGAGGCAGCAAACGCTCTTAAATCGATTGCGAAATCAGGAAGAAGAGTTCTTTTTGTTGCAACTAAAAAACAAGCTAAACAAGTTGTTGCCGACAAAGCAGCAAACGTAAATATGCCCTTTGTAATCGAACGTTGGCCAGGCGGTATGCTTACCAACTTCACTACCATCCGTAAATCTGTTAAGAAAATGTCAGTAATTGACAAAATGGAGAAAGATGGTACTTTCGATAACCTTTCTAAAAGAGAGAAACTTCAAATTACCCGTCAACGTGCTAAACTTGAGAAAAACTTGGGTAGCATCGCTGATTTGACTCGCCTTCCGGCTGCTATCTTCGTTATTGACGTAATGAAAGAGCACATCGCAATCGCTGAAGCAAAACGTCTGGGTATTCCAGTTTTCGGTATCGTAGATACTAACTCTGATCCTAAAGATATCGACTTCGTAATCCCGGCTAATGACGATGCAACTAAATCAATCGAAGTAATTCTTGATGCAGTTTGTCGCGCAATGGCTGAAGGTCTTGAGGAAAGAAAAGCAGAAAAAGTAGACACTGAAGCTGCTGAAGCTCCTGCTCAAAAAAGAGAAAGAAAAGCTAAGCCTGCTAAAAAAGAAATCATTCAGAAAGAAGACACTGAAGCATTGAATGCTAAAGTGGTTGATAAATTCAAAGCAGACGAAGAGTAA
- a CDS encoding site-specific integrase yields the protein MTKVKVRERVLKNGSEKSLYLDFYPPIRDPRTGKAHRKEYLKIYPLVNPKTEAEKELNKIKYFAAETERLTREREIINRQYSLYDRNNANRSFTDYYSQISTQKGQQVWKSALGHFKNFSGRDIKMGEINQDLIDGFRTYLQSTKQIKTTKNPQKLTSAAASAYFNKFIELLKMARKMKYITEDYSTENIKVLQNKRQFLNLDEIKKLVATDCNIEVLKRASLFSCMTGFRFGDIKKLRWGDIEYLNAEKPYITIRQSKTGSLVNIPLFKDAITLCGEKKENNDLIFGGLAKKHIDMPLKKWLNDAQIQKKITFHCFRHSFATLLIQNGFEIYAVQKLLGHKSVNTTQIYTSLNAEQFRAPLENIFK from the coding sequence ATGACGAAAGTAAAGGTTAGAGAGAGAGTTCTAAAAAACGGTTCTGAAAAGAGTTTATATCTGGATTTCTACCCGCCTATTAGAGATCCAAGAACAGGAAAAGCACACAGAAAAGAATATTTAAAAATATACCCTCTCGTAAATCCAAAAACTGAGGCTGAAAAAGAATTAAATAAAATAAAGTATTTTGCAGCAGAAACAGAAAGGCTCACCCGTGAGCGTGAAATTATAAATAGACAATATAGTCTTTATGACCGAAACAACGCAAACAGATCATTCACCGATTATTATAGTCAAATATCTACTCAGAAAGGACAGCAAGTATGGAAATCTGCATTAGGTCATTTCAAGAACTTTTCAGGAAGAGACATCAAGATGGGAGAAATAAACCAAGATTTAATTGATGGGTTTCGAACTTACTTACAGAGTACAAAACAAATTAAAACCACAAAGAACCCTCAAAAATTGACATCGGCAGCAGCATCTGCTTATTTCAATAAATTCATTGAGCTATTAAAGATGGCAAGAAAAATGAAATATATAACCGAGGACTATTCAACTGAAAACATCAAAGTCCTTCAAAACAAACGTCAATTCCTCAATTTAGATGAGATAAAAAAATTGGTAGCGACAGACTGTAATATTGAAGTACTTAAAAGAGCATCATTATTTAGCTGCATGACTGGATTTCGCTTCGGAGATATAAAAAAGTTACGGTGGGGAGATATTGAATATCTTAACGCTGAAAAACCTTATATTACAATAAGACAATCTAAGACTGGCTCATTGGTAAATATCCCTCTATTTAAGGATGCTATTACACTTTGTGGAGAAAAGAAAGAAAATAACGATTTAATATTTGGGGGATTAGCGAAAAAACACATTGATATGCCCCTTAAAAAATGGCTAAACGACGCTCAAATACAGAAAAAAATCACCTTTCATTGTTTTAGGCATTCTTTCGCCACGTTACTAATCCAGAATGGGTTCGAAATTTACGCTGTTCAAAAGTTATTAGGACACAAATCAGTTAATACGACACAGATATACACATCCTTAAATGCAGAGCAGTTTAGAGCCCCCCTTGAAAATATATTCAAATAA
- the rpsI gene encoding 30S ribosomal protein S9 → MEVVNAIGRRKAAVARVFVSAGSGKVTINKRELENYFPSTILQYIVKQPLNKLGVAEQYDIKVNVGGGGYKGQAEALRLAIARALIKINPEDKSALRKEGFVTRDPREVERKKPGQPKARKRFQFSKR, encoded by the coding sequence ATGGAAGTAGTTAATGCAATCGGAAGACGAAAAGCAGCAGTTGCTCGCGTTTTCGTTAGCGCAGGAAGCGGTAAAGTTACTATTAACAAACGCGAACTTGAAAATTATTTCCCTTCAACTATCCTTCAGTATATCGTAAAACAGCCGTTGAACAAACTGGGTGTTGCTGAACAATACGATATCAAAGTAAATGTTGGTGGTGGTGGTTACAAAGGCCAGGCAGAAGCTTTGCGTTTGGCAATCGCTCGTGCTTTGATTAAAATTAATCCGGAAGACAAATCTGCTTTGAGAAAAGAAGGTTTCGTTACTCGCGATCCACGTGAAGTTGAGCGTAAAAAACCGGGTCAACCAAAAGCAAGAAAAAGATTCCAGTTCAGCAAACGTTAA
- the rplM gene encoding 50S ribosomal protein L13 — MDTLSYKTISANKATVQKEWVVVDATDQVLGRLASKVAKLLRGKYKPSFTPHVDCGDNVIIINADKVKLTGNKWNDRVYLSHTGYPGGQRENTPATILKKGEERLYKKVVKGMLPKNKLGDKLLGNLYVYAGTEHPHQAQTPKSIDINLLK, encoded by the coding sequence GTGGATACTTTAAGTTATAAGACCATTTCTGCTAACAAAGCAACTGTACAAAAAGAGTGGGTTGTAGTTGATGCTACAGACCAGGTTTTGGGTCGTCTTGCTTCAAAAGTTGCAAAACTTTTGAGAGGCAAATACAAACCTAGCTTTACTCCCCACGTTGATTGCGGCGATAATGTAATTATCATCAACGCCGACAAAGTGAAATTGACCGGTAACAAATGGAATGACCGTGTGTATTTGTCACACACTGGCTACCCGGGTGGTCAAAGAGAGAACACTCCAGCAACTATCCTGAAAAAAGGAGAAGAGCGTCTCTACAAAAAAGTAGTTAAAGGTATGCTTCCTAAAAACAAACTGGGAGACAAATTATTGGGCAACCTTTATGTTTATGCAGGAACTGAGCATCCTCACCAGGCTCAAACTCCTAAATCAATTGATATAAACTTACTTAAATAA
- a CDS encoding helix-turn-helix domain-containing protein, producing the protein MTKSIITFTQICEYCKQEFIAFTSTTKYCSHTCNSRHYKLKKRLATKKIIDEKNQLKRDANYTELNSKPYLTIRETAQLLGVCNKTIYNLIYSGRLKATKLSSRLTIISKEKINFLFSEVYNYKKMDRPLYNMVDGFYTIVEIKDKYNLKERRIWKIIKDNDIPTTKIGKFSHISKKHIDNYFGKHPSRNKIINTLNNNEV; encoded by the coding sequence ATGACAAAATCTATAATCACATTTACTCAAATATGTGAGTACTGCAAACAAGAATTTATAGCATTCACATCTACTACCAAATATTGCAGCCACACATGCAATTCTCGTCATTACAAGTTAAAAAAACGATTGGCCACAAAAAAAATCATTGATGAGAAAAATCAACTTAAAAGGGATGCCAACTATACAGAACTAAATTCAAAGCCATACTTAACCATCAGAGAAACAGCTCAATTGCTTGGTGTATGCAATAAAACCATCTATAACTTAATCTACTCAGGAAGGCTAAAAGCGACTAAACTATCTTCACGCCTCACAATTATTTCAAAAGAAAAAATAAACTTTTTATTCAGCGAAGTATATAATTACAAAAAGATGGATCGACCGCTTTACAATATGGTTGATGGCTTCTATACAATTGTAGAGATCAAGGATAAATACAACTTAAAAGAAAGGCGTATTTGGAAGATAATTAAAGACAATGATATCCCTACAACAAAAATTGGGAAGTTCAGTCATATCAGCAAGAAGCACATTGACAATTATTTCGGGAAACATCCATCACGCAATAAAATCATTAATACACTAAATAACAATGAAGTATGA
- the pdxA gene encoding 4-hydroxythreonine-4-phosphate dehydrogenase PdxA: protein MQENKIKVAITHGDINGIGYEVILKAFSDPRITEICTPVIYGSPKVMAYHRKTLELPSINYSIINSASEAAENRINIVNCVDEELKVELGKPTAAAGEAAFLALKRASEEYEKGLFDVFVTAPINKETIQSSEFEFPGHTEFFQEKLGKGRKAMMILLKDSLRVALVTGHIPLSNVASAINKTDLINKIKAFHNTLTIDFGLQKPRIAVLALNPHAGDGGVIGTEEQEIIIPALKQTQEMGIMSFGPFPADGFFGAGQFAKYDGILAMYHDQGLAPFKTLAMDLGVNYTAGLPVIRTSPAHGTAYDIAGQNKASEESFLQALYLAIDVFKSRKRYFEAKANPLRKQYFDKGNDNEVLNLKGDDSVE, encoded by the coding sequence ATGCAAGAAAACAAGATAAAAGTAGCGATAACCCATGGTGACATCAACGGTATCGGATATGAAGTAATCCTGAAAGCATTTTCAGACCCACGGATTACGGAAATCTGCACTCCGGTTATCTACGGTTCACCCAAAGTTATGGCCTATCACCGTAAAACACTCGAACTGCCCAGCATTAACTATAGCATTATCAACTCAGCATCTGAAGCGGCTGAAAACCGCATCAACATTGTAAACTGTGTAGATGAAGAGCTGAAAGTAGAACTGGGAAAGCCAACCGCGGCTGCCGGAGAAGCTGCTTTTCTGGCTTTGAAAAGGGCATCCGAAGAGTATGAAAAAGGGCTTTTCGATGTATTTGTAACTGCTCCTATCAACAAAGAGACAATCCAGTCCAGTGAATTTGAATTTCCGGGACACACAGAATTCTTCCAGGAAAAATTGGGCAAAGGCCGTAAAGCGATGATGATTCTGCTCAAAGATTCACTTCGTGTTGCATTGGTTACCGGTCATATTCCGCTGTCCAACGTAGCTTCGGCCATCAACAAAACAGACCTTATCAATAAAATCAAAGCTTTCCATAATACGCTAACCATTGATTTCGGTTTGCAAAAGCCACGCATTGCTGTATTGGCTCTTAATCCTCATGCCGGCGACGGTGGCGTAATCGGCACTGAAGAGCAAGAAATCATTATCCCTGCCCTGAAACAAACCCAGGAGATGGGAATTATGAGCTTTGGACCTTTCCCTGCTGACGGCTTTTTCGGAGCGGGTCAGTTCGCTAAGTACGATGGAATACTGGCCATGTATCACGATCAGGGCTTAGCTCCATTCAAAACCCTGGCAATGGATCTTGGTGTCAATTATACAGCCGGATTGCCTGTTATCAGGACATCACCTGCACATGGTACCGCTTATGACATTGCCGGTCAAAACAAAGCATCAGAGGAATCATTCCTCCAGGCTCTTTATCTGGCCATTGATGTATTCAAATCCCGGAAAAGGTATTTCGAAGCCAAAGCCAATCCGCTTCGCAAACAATACTTCGATAAAGGCAACGACAACGAAGTATTGAACCTGAAAGGAGATGATTCTGTAGAATAA
- the tsf gene encoding translation elongation factor Ts codes for MAVSLADITKLRKMTGAGMMDCKNALAEAEGDIEKAIEVIRKKGQAFAAKRSDREAAEGCVLAGAKDGFAAIVAIKCETDFVAINADFVAMTKLVLDAALANQPKTIEELAAVTVDGRTIAEIITDRSGITGEKMELGFYEIVEAASTVAYIHPGNKLATIVAFNQAGVDTQVAKDVAMQVAAMNPVSLSKEDVPAEIVEKELSIGREKAREEGKPENMLDKIAQGRLNKFYQDSTLLAQAFIKDGKVSVADYMNSQSKGLTATAFKRVTLNVE; via the coding sequence ATGGCAGTATCATTGGCTGATATTACCAAGCTTCGTAAAATGACCGGAGCAGGTATGATGGATTGTAAAAACGCTTTAGCTGAAGCAGAAGGCGATATCGAAAAAGCAATCGAAGTAATCCGTAAAAAAGGACAGGCTTTCGCAGCTAAACGTTCTGACCGAGAAGCGGCTGAAGGTTGCGTATTGGCAGGTGCTAAAGATGGCTTCGCTGCAATCGTGGCTATCAAATGTGAAACTGACTTCGTTGCAATCAACGCAGACTTCGTTGCTATGACTAAATTGGTTTTGGATGCAGCCTTGGCTAACCAACCTAAAACAATCGAAGAATTGGCAGCTGTTACTGTTGATGGTCGTACTATTGCAGAAATCATCACTGACCGCTCAGGTATCACCGGCGAAAAAATGGAATTAGGTTTCTACGAAATCGTTGAAGCTGCTTCTACTGTAGCATACATCCACCCGGGTAACAAACTGGCTACTATTGTTGCTTTCAACCAGGCTGGTGTTGATACTCAGGTTGCAAAAGACGTTGCTATGCAGGTTGCTGCGATGAACCCTGTTTCATTGAGCAAAGAAGATGTTCCTGCTGAAATCGTTGAAAAAGAATTGTCTATCGGTCGCGAAAAAGCACGTGAAGAAGGTAAACCTGAAAACATGTTGGACAAAATCGCTCAGGGCCGTTTGAACAAATTCTATCAGGATTCAACGTTGTTGGCTCAGGCTTTCATCAAAGATGGCAAAGTAAGCGTTGCTGATTACATGAACTCTCAAAGCAAAGGTTTGACTGCTACAGCATTCAAACGTGTTACTCTGAACGTAGAATAG